Proteins encoded in a region of the Balnearium lithotrophicum genome:
- a CDS encoding acetate--CoA ligase family protein yields the protein MDKNIGDFPLLLTEPEVYELLKKYRIETPRYRVFTRGETPNWSTFPAVLKIVSREKLHKSNVGGVVFVSSKDELIKKLKEFEGRFPDVEKFIVEEKISGIEAFVGVKRDDSFLHSIGTGTGGIFVELFKDVVFIPLESSREETLNSLKKTKLFRLIEGFRNFRGNLELFLDFIEKLKTLLRENLEIYELDLNPTFITEERVVPADGRAFLKELPKREEFSPLDGEIFRPQTVAVIGASNNPKKVGYALVRNLEHFKGKLFPVNPKYEEVLGFKCYPSVKEIPEEVDCSLIAVPSKLVPEVLRECGEKGIKLSVVISAGFGETGEEGKRLEERLKEICKKYKMRLLGPNTLGFMVPSLKLNASFSSSMPPAGNVSFLSQSGALITAVVDRAIEERFGFSEVVSLGNQADIEITETIELAVRNRDTKVILSYVEGVRFGRELLSFVGEKPTVFIKAGRGESGKRAAASHTGSLAGDYKLFRDLIETKGGIVVDSLEEAFDVCNFLKTYGRLRGKRILIVTNAGGPGTLASDYSEEFGLELISISPVKEELSKYLPPNWSRINPVDLIGDATSDRYRNAFKVLEKLDWDVCLVIVTPQSMTDSPEIAQEVIKLRNRTKRAVVGCFMGGHSVRTAVEILKSEGIPVYPDPFRAVNSIRRGVWSVQSSSEERPERE from the coding sequence ATGGATAAAAATATTGGGGATTTTCCATTGTTACTTACAGAACCCGAAGTTTACGAATTACTAAAGAAATACCGTATAGAAACTCCAAGGTATAGAGTTTTCACGAGAGGAGAAACTCCCAACTGGAGTACGTTCCCTGCAGTTTTAAAAATCGTTTCAAGGGAGAAACTACACAAGAGCAACGTCGGTGGTGTCGTTTTCGTTTCTTCTAAGGATGAGTTAATAAAGAAGTTGAAAGAGTTTGAAGGTAGATTTCCCGATGTTGAAAAATTTATTGTTGAGGAAAAAATCTCCGGCATTGAGGCCTTTGTAGGAGTCAAAAGGGACGATTCTTTTCTCCACTCAATAGGAACAGGAACGGGGGGAATTTTTGTAGAGCTCTTTAAAGACGTTGTTTTTATTCCTTTAGAGTCCTCAAGGGAGGAAACTTTAAACTCCCTTAAGAAAACGAAGCTGTTTAGGCTTATAGAAGGATTTAGAAACTTTAGGGGTAATTTAGAGCTCTTTTTAGATTTCATAGAAAAATTAAAGACTCTCCTAAGGGAAAACTTAGAAATCTACGAACTCGACCTGAATCCAACCTTTATAACTGAGGAAAGGGTAGTTCCTGCAGATGGGAGGGCTTTTCTAAAGGAGCTGCCGAAGAGGGAAGAGTTTTCTCCCTTGGACGGTGAAATCTTTAGGCCTCAAACGGTTGCAGTTATTGGAGCATCAAACAACCCGAAGAAAGTCGGTTATGCCTTAGTTAGAAATCTGGAGCACTTTAAGGGAAAGCTCTTTCCGGTTAACCCAAAGTATGAGGAAGTTTTAGGTTTCAAGTGCTACCCATCGGTTAAGGAGATTCCTGAAGAGGTAGATTGTTCATTAATTGCCGTTCCATCAAAACTCGTTCCTGAGGTCTTGAGAGAGTGTGGAGAGAAGGGAATTAAGCTTTCAGTCGTCATATCTGCAGGTTTTGGAGAAACGGGAGAGGAAGGAAAGAGGCTTGAGGAGAGGTTAAAAGAGATTTGTAAAAAGTACAAAATGAGGCTATTAGGTCCCAATACGTTGGGATTTATGGTTCCGAGCTTAAAACTTAACGCATCATTTTCATCGTCCATGCCTCCTGCAGGGAATGTTTCATTTCTGTCTCAGAGCGGAGCTCTCATAACTGCAGTTGTCGATAGAGCCATAGAGGAGAGGTTTGGATTCTCCGAAGTAGTTAGTCTAGGAAATCAGGCGGATATTGAGATAACCGAAACAATAGAACTTGCAGTGAGGAACAGGGATACAAAGGTAATTCTTTCCTACGTTGAGGGGGTAAGGTTTGGAAGGGAGCTTCTTTCCTTTGTCGGAGAGAAACCAACTGTTTTCATAAAGGCAGGAAGGGGAGAGAGTGGTAAGAGGGCAGCGGCCTCCCATACAGGTTCTTTGGCAGGTGACTACAAGCTGTTCAGGGACCTAATCGAGACAAAGGGAGGAATAGTCGTTGACTCCTTGGAGGAGGCCTTTGACGTTTGCAACTTTCTGAAGACCTACGGAAGGTTAAGAGGAAAGAGGATTTTAATAGTAACAAATGCAGGTGGTCCCGGAACTCTGGCCTCCGATTACTCTGAAGAGTTTGGACTTGAGCTTATATCGATTAGTCCTGTAAAGGAGGAGCTCTCAAAGTACCTTCCTCCAAACTGGAGCAGGATAAATCCTGTTGACCTGATAGGGGATGCAACTTCCGACAGGTACAGGAACGCATTTAAGGTTCTTGAAAAGTTGGACTGGGACGTCTGCCTTGTAATAGTTACTCCACAATCTATGACAGATTCACCGGAGATTGCCCAAGAAGTTATAAAATTGAGAAATAGGACAAAAAGAGCAGTTGTTGGTTGTTTCATGGGAGGTCACTCTGTTAGGACGGCCGTTGAAATTCTAAAGAGTGAAGGAATACCAGTATATCCAGACCCTTTTAGGGCTGTTAATTCAATAAGGAGGGGAGTATGGAGCGTTCAGTCATCATCGGAGGAGAGGCCGGAGAGGGAATAA
- a CDS encoding 2-oxoacid:acceptor oxidoreductase subunit alpha, giving the protein MERSVIIGGEAGEGIKEGTNLLSKVLVNIGYSVFTYHDYPSLIRGGHNFSTVRFSNEEVKSPVKMGDYIVALDDRSVRRHREDAKTETVWILDEGVKEEVNGKVIRLPIRKEVKGVMRSSATLGALLKAFRIPEEEGLAVLKELKNYEENERIFKRFYEISQEVEEIVEVEGIKGEYISGSEAIALGAVDGGLNVYIAYPMTPASPVLHFLASKKRELGVKVVQPENEIGVINMVLGAAYAGGRSMTGTSGGGFALMTETLSLAGMSETPVVIYEAQRGAPSTGVPTYTEQADLLFVLFAGHGDFPRIVVAPSDAKECYLLTREALNLAWKFQVPVVVLGSKNVGESFYTQEIVREKVVEEPKVWSGSGEYRRYEITEDGVSPLAFPGTKGVVVKATSYEHNEEGITTEEPSEIVRMMDKRERKRKTIEEFFRKRDDTVSVGGDLSSRRVLVTWGENWGVCCEVGEELGYKAVKPNYLEPFPSERLLSELEGAEEVTVVELSPSGQFEKLLKMNGISVNNRFRKYDTRPIFKEELAEFLSGGRDA; this is encoded by the coding sequence ATGGAGCGTTCAGTCATCATCGGAGGAGAGGCCGGAGAGGGAATAAAGGAAGGGACCAATCTCCTATCCAAAGTCTTAGTGAACATAGGTTATTCTGTCTTCACCTATCACGACTATCCTTCTCTTATAAGGGGAGGACACAACTTCTCAACCGTCAGGTTTTCAAACGAGGAGGTGAAATCTCCCGTTAAAATGGGAGACTACATAGTTGCCCTTGACGATAGGAGCGTGAGGAGACACAGGGAGGATGCAAAAACTGAAACCGTCTGGATTCTCGATGAGGGAGTTAAGGAAGAGGTAAATGGAAAGGTAATAAGGTTACCAATAAGAAAGGAAGTTAAGGGTGTCATGAGGAGCTCTGCAACACTTGGAGCTCTCCTTAAAGCATTTAGAATTCCTGAGGAAGAGGGATTAGCCGTTCTTAAGGAGTTAAAAAATTACGAGGAGAACGAGAGGATATTCAAGAGGTTCTACGAAATTTCTCAGGAAGTTGAGGAAATCGTAGAGGTTGAGGGAATAAAGGGTGAGTACATATCTGGAAGTGAGGCAATTGCCCTTGGGGCAGTTGACGGTGGACTGAACGTTTACATAGCCTACCCTATGACACCTGCATCACCCGTCCTTCACTTCTTGGCTTCTAAAAAGAGGGAGCTTGGAGTAAAGGTAGTTCAGCCTGAGAATGAAATCGGCGTAATAAACATGGTCTTAGGGGCAGCCTACGCAGGTGGAAGGTCAATGACGGGGACGTCGGGGGGAGGATTTGCCCTCATGACCGAGACTTTGAGCCTTGCAGGAATGAGTGAAACTCCTGTTGTTATATACGAGGCTCAGAGGGGAGCTCCGTCAACGGGAGTTCCAACGTACACAGAGCAGGCCGACCTCCTCTTCGTTCTCTTTGCAGGTCACGGAGACTTTCCAAGAATAGTTGTTGCACCTTCAGATGCTAAGGAGTGTTACCTTCTAACGAGAGAAGCCTTAAACCTTGCTTGGAAGTTTCAGGTTCCCGTTGTAGTTTTAGGAAGTAAAAACGTTGGAGAGAGTTTTTATACGCAGGAGATAGTTAGAGAGAAGGTAGTTGAGGAGCCAAAAGTTTGGAGTGGCAGTGGAGAGTACAGAAGGTACGAAATAACCGAGGATGGAGTTTCACCCCTTGCCTTTCCTGGAACAAAGGGAGTTGTTGTAAAGGCAACGAGCTACGAACACAACGAGGAGGGAATAACGACTGAAGAACCCTCAGAAATTGTGAGGATGATGGACAAGAGGGAGAGGAAGAGAAAGACGATAGAGGAGTTTTTCAGGAAAAGGGATGACACTGTTTCCGTTGGAGGGGACTTAAGTTCAAGGAGAGTTTTAGTTACGTGGGGTGAGAACTGGGGAGTTTGCTGTGAGGTTGGCGAGGAGCTTGGATACAAAGCTGTAAAGCCAAACTACTTGGAACCCTTCCCATCAGAGAGACTCCTTTCCGAACTTGAAGGAGCAGAGGAAGTTACAGTTGTGGAGCTCTCACCTTCAGGACAGTTTGAGAAGCTCCTAAAAATGAACGGAATCTCTGTAAACAACAGGTTTAGAAAGTACGATACAAGGCCAATCTTCAAGGAGGAGTTGGCAGAATTTCTATCGGGAGGGAGAGATGCTTAA
- a CDS encoding thiamine pyrophosphate-dependent enzyme, which produces MLNLKTKAEITWCPGCGNFGILKAFESAVNELSNEVPVENFVIASGIGCHGKIVDYINLNSFYSIHGRALSNLEGMRLVNDKLVCVGFVGDGDIYAEGVSHLIFAAKRNVNITAIVHDNRSYSLTTGQFTPTSPSKFKGKSTPEGPPEDPINPLLLMLSSGATFVARGFAGDIPHLTYLIKEAIKHKGFSFIDVLQPCVTFFNTFPFYRKHCYKLEEVNHDVTNFELAVERAKEWDYNDDSEDVRIPIGIFYRVEKPTYEERVG; this is translated from the coding sequence ATGCTTAATTTGAAGACAAAGGCGGAGATTACATGGTGTCCCGGATGTGGGAACTTCGGAATACTCAAGGCCTTTGAGAGTGCAGTTAACGAACTTTCCAACGAAGTACCCGTTGAGAACTTTGTAATTGCCTCGGGAATTGGATGTCACGGAAAGATTGTCGACTACATCAATTTGAACAGCTTCTACTCGATACACGGTAGAGCTCTCTCAAACCTTGAAGGAATGAGGTTGGTTAACGACAAGCTCGTCTGTGTTGGATTTGTAGGTGATGGAGATATTTACGCCGAAGGAGTTTCCCACCTAATCTTCGCAGCAAAGAGGAACGTAAATATAACTGCAATAGTCCACGATAACCGCTCCTACAGTTTAACAACAGGTCAGTTTACACCAACGAGTCCTTCAAAATTCAAGGGAAAGTCAACTCCTGAAGGTCCTCCTGAGGACCCTATTAACCCACTCTTACTTATGCTTTCATCCGGAGCGACATTTGTAGCCCGTGGATTTGCCGGAGACATACCACACTTGACTTATCTAATAAAGGAGGCCATAAAACATAAAGGGTTCTCGTTTATCGATGTCCTTCAGCCCTGTGTTACGTTCTTCAACACGTTTCCTTTCTACAGGAAACACTGCTACAAGTTGGAGGAAGTTAACCACGATGTGACAAACTTTGAACTTGCAGTTGAAAGGGCAAAGGAGTGGGACTACAACGATGACAGTGAGGATGTAAGGATTCCAATAGGTATATTCTACAGAGTAGAAAAACCAACTTACGAGGAGAGAGTAGGTTAA
- a CDS encoding helix-turn-helix domain-containing protein: protein MKQLKKFKGASLHISNTPFKKTIKRGTKIKTKLDLTKDPNVRKRLKWIQHYEKHQNARLTCRYFGISPTTFYKWKNRYKKYGLEGLKDRNKRPHRVRQPQ, encoded by the coding sequence ATGAAACAATTAAAGAAATTCAAAGGAGCATCCCTGCACATATCAAATACACCCTTCAAAAAAACAATCAAAAGAGGAACGAAAATCAAAACAAAACTCGACCTAACAAAAGACCCAAACGTGAGAAAAAGACTTAAATGGATTCAACACTACGAAAAACACCAAAATGCAAGACTAACCTGCAGATACTTCGGAATAAGTCCAACTACCTTCTACAAATGGAAAAATAGATACAAAAAGTACGGTTTAGAAGGCCTCAAAGACAGAAACAAAAGACCCCACAGAGTAAGACAACCTCAGAT